The Mustela nigripes isolate SB6536 chromosome 4, MUSNIG.SB6536, whole genome shotgun sequence genome includes a window with the following:
- the LOC132015104 gene encoding syntenin-1-like: MSLYPSLEDLKVDKVIQAQTAFSANPGNPAILSEASAPISQDGNLYPKLYPELSQYMGLSLNEEEIRANMAVIPGAPVQGQLVARPSSMNYMVAPVTGNDVGILRAEIKQGIHEVILCKDQDGKIGLRLKSIDNGIFVQLVQANSPASLVGLRFGDQVLQINEENCAGWSSDKAHKVLKQAFGEKITMTVRDRPFEQTVTMHKDSTGHVGFIFKNGKITSIVKDSSAARNGLLTEHNICEVNGQNVIGLKDSQIADILSTSETVVTITIMPAFIFEHIKRMAPSIMKSLMDHTIPEV; encoded by the coding sequence ATGTCTCTGTACCCATCTCTTGAAGACCTGAAGGTAGACAAAGTTATTCAGGCTCAAACTGCCTTTTCTGCAAACCCTGGCAACCCAGCAATTTTGTCTGAAGCTTCTGCTCCCATCTCTCAAGATGGAAATCTCTATCCTAAATTGTATCCGGAGCTCTCCCAGTACATGGGCCTGAgtttaaatgaagaagaaatccGTGCAAATATGGCCGTGATCCCTGGAGCACCAGTTCAGGGGCAGTTGGTGGCAAGACCTTCTAGTATGAACTATATGGTGGCTCCTGTAACTGGTAATGATGTTGGAATTCTTAGAGCAGAAATTAAGCAAGGGATTCATGAAGTCATTTTGTGTAAGGATCAAGATGGAAAAATTGGGCTCAGGCTTAAATCAATAGATAATGGCATATTTGTTCAGCTGGTCCAGGCAAATTCTCCAGCCTCATTGGTTGGTCTGAGATTTGGGGACCAAGTACTCCAGATCAATGAGGAAAACTGTGCAGGCTGGAGCTCTGATAAAGCACACAAGGTACTCAAACAGGCTTTTGGAGAGAAGATTACTATGACTGTTCGTGACAGGCCCTTTGAACAGACAGTTACCATGCATAAGGATAGTACTGGACATGTtggctttatctttaaaaatggaaagataacatCCATAGTGAAAGATAGTTCTGCAGCCAGAAATGGTCTTCTCACAGAACATAACATCTGTGAAGTCAATGGGCAGAATGTCATTGGGCTGAAGGATTCTCAAATTGCAGACATACTGTCAACATCTGAGACTGTAGTTACTATTACAATCATGCCTGCTTTTATCTTTGAACATATTAAACGGATGGCACCAAGCATTATGAAAAGCCTGATGGATCATACCATTCCTGAGGTTTAA